From a single Nicotiana tabacum cultivar K326 chromosome 8, ASM71507v2, whole genome shotgun sequence genomic region:
- the LOC107790241 gene encoding uncharacterized protein LOC107790241 has product MMYSDMAENEHAREEQNKTEDSMLLKSNELHEGIRTIQLSEKDKNRMYLPWKHSLIIKLLGKRIQHQYLEKKIQKIWKPSENFPLIDLGSDYFIAKFSKEKNMISALQNGPWFINGFFLSIKKSEPNFKASNATQERSVIWLQLPQLPTEFYDAIILKKIGNTIGKLLKIDACTSAALRERYARLCIEMQLEEPVQPCISIGNYKQQIIYEGEHILCKACGRLGHTTQHCSYTKLTPISRDVEHNMVTSTTSTNHWQMVAFHKRSKTQASIPQPRATRNSKAQPVPYHQGTQSGYTGTR; this is encoded by the exons ATGATGTACAGCGATATGGCGGAAAATGAACATGCAAgggaagaacaaaataaaacagAGGATTCcatgcttttaaaatcaaatGAATTACATGAAGGCATAAGAACAATCCAACTATCAGAGAAGGACAAAAATAGAATGTATCTACCATGGAAACACTCCTTGATCATTAAGCTACTAGGTAAACGAATACAACACCAATatttagaaaagaaaatacaaaaaatatggaaACCATCGGAGAATTTCCCGCTGATAGATCTTGGCTCTGATTACTTTATTGCAAAATTTAGCAAGGAGAAAAACATGATCAGCGCCCTCCAAAATGGTCCATGGTTTATCAATGGCTTCTTCCTATCCATCAAGAAATCTGAACCAAACTTCAAAGCAAGCAATGCCACCCAAGAAAGGTCAGTCATTTGGCTACAACTTCCCCAGCTGCCTACTGAGTTCTACGATGCTATTATACTAAAGAAAATAGGCAACACCATAGGAAAACTTCTGAAGATTGATGCATGTACAAGTGCAGCACTGCGAGAAAGATATGCACGCCTCTGCATTGAGATGCAACTCGAAGAGCCAGTTCAACCTTGTATATCAATAGGCAACTACAAGCAGCAAATCATTTATGAAGGCGAGCACATCCTCTGCAAAGCTTGTGGAAGATTAGGACATACAACCCAGCACTGTTCTtataccaaacttacccccatATCTCGAGATGTAGAGCACAACATGGTGACTTCCACCACCTCCACAAACCACTGGCAAATGGTGGCATTCCATAAGAGGAGCAAAACACAGGCAAGTATACCACAACCAAGAGCAACAAGGAATAGTAAAGCACAGCCAGTACCATACCATCAAGGCACTCAAAGCGGATACACAg GTACTCGTTGA